A section of the Sandaracinaceae bacterium genome encodes:
- a CDS encoding nucleotidyltransferase family protein: MKTHVILLAAGASRRFGPENKLLHPLDGVPMIRRAAASFAALPTTVVLGHDADAVRAALAGLDAQLITNPHPERGMGASIAAGMRLVDADAVLIALGDMPFVRPASVSALASASAPIARPTFDGQPGHPVRFARVHHPALRALDGDEGARSLVRLHGFTPVPVDDPGVLRDVDTRPRTEA, from the coding sequence ATGAAGACCCACGTGATCCTGCTCGCGGCGGGCGCGTCGCGGCGCTTCGGGCCGGAGAACAAGCTGCTCCATCCCCTCGACGGCGTGCCCATGATCCGCCGCGCCGCCGCGTCGTTCGCCGCGCTCCCCACCACGGTCGTGCTCGGCCACGACGCCGACGCCGTCCGCGCTGCGCTCGCGGGCCTGGACGCGCAGCTGATCACGAACCCACACCCCGAGCGGGGCATGGGCGCGTCGATCGCGGCGGGCATGCGCCTCGTCGACGCCGACGCGGTCCTCATCGCGCTCGGCGACATGCCCTTCGTTCGTCCCGCGTCCGTCTCCGCCCTCGCCTCGGCGTCTGCCCCGATCGCCCGCCCCACCTTCGACGGTCAGCCTGGGCACCCCGTGCGCTTCGCGCGCGTGCACCACCCGGCCCTCCGCGCCCTCGACGGGGACGAAGGCGCGCGAAGCCTGGTGCGCCTGCACGGGTTCACGCCCGTCCCCGTCGACGACCCCGGCGTGCTGCGCGACGTGGACACGCGCCCCCGCACGGAGGCGTGA